The nucleotide sequence ACTGGAGGCAGAGCCCTGGAGAGGCTGGAGACAGGAGCTCCAGACTGTCAGAGGCCCGGAAATGGAGGCTGAGCCCCGGAGAAACTCCAGAGTGGAGTCTGAGACTGGCAGAGCCTGGAGAACAAAGCCCCAGGAGAAAAGAGGTGGTGGAAAGTAGACTGAGCCCTGCAGAGTCTGACAACCAGAAGTTGGGGCTGACAGAGTCGCATAAATGGAGGCCTGACTCTGGAGAGTCTCAGGAACAGAGTTTGGTACAACTGGAGGCATCAGAGTGGAGGCTGAgctcagaagaagaaagaaaagactgttcGGAGGAATgcgggagaaaagaagagagaccaGTTCCAAGGCTGGCCTCAGAAGAGATTACAGAGCTGTCAGAGATCCTGACAAGGGAGGCTCCAGACAGCAGCTCCAGAGAAGTGGAGGCAGGAGAGCAAAGGCCCACCCCTGTGGAGGATGGTGAGAGGAGCCTGAGGCTGACAGAAGGATGGAAATGGACCCTGAACTCTGGAAAGGCTCGAGAATGGACACCCAGGGACACAGAGGCTCAAACTCAGAAACCAGTCCCCCCAGAGTCTGCTGAGAAGTATTTGGGGCCTCTTGGTACTGAGGCTGGAGAAGGGGAGGCTGAGAAGGAGAAGGCGGGGGCTCAGGGCAGGCCTCTGAGAACCCTGCAGAACTACAGCTCTgtgccctcccccttcccaccagAGGACGCTGGGACTGGAGGCTCtagaaggcaggaagaggaagcagtGGATCTCCGGCCCCCACCAGCTGcccctctgtctcccccacccccagccccacctgccccccagccccctgggGATCCCCTCATGAACCGTCTGTTCTATGGGGTGAAGgcagggccaggggtgggggcccCTCGCCGCAGTGGACACACCTTCACAGTCAACCCCCGGCGGTCCGTACCCCCTGCAGCCCCCACCATTCCTGCCACCCCAGCCACAGCTGATGCGGCAGTCCCTGGAGCTGGGAAGAAGCGGTACCCGACTGCCGAGGAGATCTTGGTTCTGGGGGGCTACCTCCGCCTCAGCCGCAGCTGCCTTGTCAAGGGGTCCCCTGAAAGGCACCACAAACAGGTAGGGAGCAGCCAAGTCAGACTTCTCAGAAGCCCGCTCCTCAGTTCTCTctggcctttctttttttatatcccCGTATTCTTGTCCTCGTCTATTCTTTCTTGTGAATTCCTGCCACCACCCTTCCTCCTCTATACACACCCTTCTTTCTTGTAGAGctcattttccattcatttccaaGCCCAAGGATCCTGCCCCAAATCAAGTGCTGTCCCTGGGTGTGTCTCACAGGGTGTGCCCAGGCTGCTCACTTGTCATTCCTTCAGGCTCTGGGTCCTTCCTCCCCACCGCCTCAGCTCCCCCTCTTCCCCCGCAGtcccatttcttcccttcctttcctctgagTCTGTGACCGAATCTAGCCCTTCTGGTGGGAGACCTGAACCAAGGCTACAGCCTACAATCTGTGAGAGCAGGGTTTTCAGTTGAAAGCACATACAGCCTTCCAGTGGAGTGAATGTTGGGCAGGAACCCGGCAGAGGCACAAGGGGTGGCTTTGGGGTAGGGAGAAATGGCAGGGAGAAGCGAGTGGAGAAGGGTCTCAGTCCCAAGGCAAAGAGGGGAGAGCTGAACAAGGGGACATCCTAGGATGGGGGCAGAGGAATGGAATAGGGCTGGAGGGCAGAGAAAAGACTTCTGAACCCCGAGTCAGCTCCATGGGAGAGGCGCACACAGAGGCCATTTGAAGTGGGTGACCTCAGGGTTGCACACCCTCAGCTGGGCCACTGCTTTAGACagtgctcccttctctcttggGACAAGAAAAGCCTTCTCTTCTTCCAAAATCCGCCCCCCCCAACTCCtcactccccttcttccttcctccctgggcttccccttcctccttagGACTGCCTCAGCAGTTGGttttccccattttcccctctcttcctgctgccctggtctctccctccctttgggGTAGCAAAAGAGAGAAGTGAATTTGGAGGCACTGTGCTGAGAGCAAGGAATACAATGGGAgttggggacaggggtgggggctgaggccAGCAAAGGGTCAGAGGTTAAAACTGGAAAAAGGACAAGGTGCAGGAAGTGGGAGCAGCTAGGCTTCTTGCCCTGGCTTCAGCCCAACCCCTTCCTTACACACCAACCAGTTAGCAGCTTGCAAATCTCTAAGGAGAGAGAGGTCCCTGCAAGGGACAGGGAAGCCCTTCCTAGTCTCCAGTCCTCATCTCACCTGACATCCTCAGATTTGGTTTTCTTGTGTGTCCCCTGTCAGTGGGAAACCACAGGGACCAGAGACCTAGATTGAGCTTTCAGGTCACTTGATTCCCCCAATTCATCTTCATGTGGAGCTCAGGCTCCCACACCTGAGCTGTGGTACCTGAGTCTGTCCTGAGCACTCTGACTGCTACCAGCCCCTTTCCCTTTGGGCTGGGCAGATGAGAGGAGGTAGGTCAGGAACTGCCAGCATGAGGTGTTCAGACAAGTCACTTCCTACTGAGGTTGGCCTGTGCCTttggggaggaagagcagagggaggcatGAAGTTTGGGGCCCAAAGCTGGGGCCCATATGAGTGCAGGGCAGGACCTTTCATAGTGACCCTACCTAGGTCAGGGAGTAGGGGAGCCGGAAGCAGATCACCCAAACaggaagcctggggtgggggccggAAGGCTGGTATGGCTGAGTGGGGAACCGCTGGGCCCTGGGCCTGCCAGAACCGCTCAGGATGTGGTGAGAGAATAAGGAAGCCCTGGCTGctctcggggtgggggtggggagaagcagcacAGAGTTTTCTAGACCCAGacacctccccctccaccctgtctcaggcctccttccctctctgcaccctgctcagcagggactagCATGCCTTGTCCCAGCTCTGACCCAACCCACTTGCTGGGAGACCACAGGACTGCCCTCCCCCATAACTTCTGTTGGCAAGCTAAAGCCATCAAACATATCCTTGCCACGGGAGAgaaatcccagccctgccctgtggCTGGTGCCCTTCCCTAAAGGCCCAGAGATGGgctcctcccctctctggccCCCTTAAGACTTTATATAGCTGATGGGAGAGGAGCAAGTGAGTCACACCCCTCtgtttcctcccacccccaccccacccccaactcccatGCAGGCTGTGCATTCCTGAGAAGTCCAGTCAGAAGTTGGGGTgcggggtgaggggtggagggggctcAGAAGAGAAGCAGGGTTAGGGAAGAAAGACAAACATGACTGATAGCAAATAAAATGAATCCTTTTTCAGAGTGGATAATAAATTGTAGAGCTTGTTATCCCAAAGGggatgtgaaaagaaaacaaatgggtcCCCAGAAGTCTGAATAAATCTGTCAGTAACAGAACCAGAAGCGGTCCCTTTTGAACAGCTGGAATGTAAGGGATCTGGCTGCTGTCACTCATCTCTACCAGCAGTTCCACAGACAGTGTGCCTCCCACATTGTTCCCCAGTGTTGATTCTCTGTGGGGACCACTGTCTGAGATCTGGACCAACCCTTCCTTACTCCCTGTAGCAACTTTCATGCTCTTATGGACAGCAGACAAAAgatcacaaataagtaaattctctGGTACATTAGAAGGTGGTAGGTAAATGAttaaggcgggggtgggggtgggggtggttagaACAGGGAAAGTGGAACCTTGAGGGCCAGAAAGTTGGGGGAGTGAATATGAACTTCAAATAGGGTGACGGAGACAGGGAGCCACAGGGATATTTGGGGAAAGAGCGTTCCCGGTAGAAGGAATAGCCAATGCAAAGGCCCCAGAATGAGAGTGTCCTTGGTGGGCTTGACGAGGGTGGCCAGAGTGGGAGCAGATGCCTGAGAGGTGAGGTGGGATGTGACACAGTGGAAATACCCTGTGCGCCTTAGGCTCTAACTTTTCCTCCGTGTGAGATGAGCCAGTGCATGGTTTGGAGCCAAGGAGGCGGAGTTCCAGCTTCCCTTGGGGACCCAGGTTTCGCATTCCTTACAGCCTTTAGCATCCACCTgtccagccaccccccccccccccccgcccaccccagctGCTCTCTTCTCACATCCCAGCCCATGTGGAGACACAAGGAAGCAGAGCCCAAGGCCCGAGTTTCCCAAACAGGTGCCTGGAAAGACCTGAGTAGATCATCTGGACCTTTCCAAGTAATTCACAGGGAATCCTCCTGTTTGTCTCCTTAATTGCTTCGGCTCCCAGAGGTAATCCCACTCTGCTCCTGCGCCCTGAGCTTCTTAAAAGGGCAAAGGGGAAGGGTAGAAAGGCGCTGAGAACAGCTGGGCCTCGCCTGCTCTTGAGACAGTGTGTTTGTGGATTTTCTGCTCTCTCCAGGTCCCCTCTGGCCTtttgcctctgtctctgcttgcctttcctgGTGCATTCTCCACTGCAACCTGTGTTTGCATGGACTTTCCTCTTTGCCCTTCCTTGTCACCCCGCCTAGCTGTACCTTTCAGGGACTTAAGGGCCCATCTCCCCTGGGTGTTAGGGGAGAGTCTGGTTTCCTCTGGGCCTTTTGGTAgatctcttcttccctcccaggccccagccccactTTGTTGTTGGTCCACTCCAGCTACAGGAGAAGagtgaggggagcaggagggcacCGGTGTCAGAGTCCGGGGTTTCCCCAGGAACTTCAAGGAGCTGGGGTGTGGAAACTAATGGCTTGGCTTGGCTTTTGCCTGGGACTGCCTCCAGCCAGCTACTTCCTGCCAGGTCAaacttccctcctcctccaggaagccttcctggttCCCCTCAGGATGCCCAAAGAGTCAGTTCTGATTACAGGAGTTATCTCcatatattttcaattctttttatccTTCCACCACCCGCAGTCTAAAGAGTTGGGACCCAAGTCCTGTATTAATCACTTCTGCCACCTCTGCCCCAGCTCAAGCCAAAGTCTGATGTTTTGGAAATAAGATAGAAGAAGGAAATTATGGGATTAGAAAGCCTGTATCAAAAGGAAAACTGGACCCCTGGAACCTCGGGCAAAGTCAGTAGGGTGCCCAAATCCAGCTCCCCCCCCCTCCCTTGCATTTGCTCCCCTGGGCGCCTCCCCGTACTAAATTCTGGGCCTCCCCGCAACCGCACCCCGTTCTCTCCCACTTCAGCTCAAGATCTCCTTCAGCGAGACAGCATTGGAGACCACGTACCAATACCCCTCCGAGAGTTCGGTGCTGGAGGAGCTGGGCCCGGAGCCTGAGACTCCCAGTGCTTCTAGCCCCGCAGCGGCACAACCCGACGacgaggaggatgaggaggagctgctgctgctccagcGGGAACTCCAGGGCGGGCTGCGCACCAAGGCGCTGATCGTGGGTGAGCTGAGGCTCCGCCTGTCCGAGGGCACCCCCTGGTGCTCAGAATGGGCACTGCGGTCCGGGACGGAAAGGGAGGAATTAATGTTGGCGCTTCGAAGAGGCTTGACGGGATCTCTAGCCCCACCCACTcctttacaaatggggaaatcGAGGTCTTGGGAAGTGAGATGCACAGGGGCTCTCCAGATTTCAAAACTAGGAATCTTTCTGAGCGCAGTAGTGTGGTTAAAAATACAgggtgtgggggcgcctgggtggctcagtgggttaagccgctgccttcggctcaggtcatgatctcagggtcctgggatcgagtcccgcatcgggctctctgctcagcagggagcctgcttccctctctctctctctctgcctgcctctccgactacttgtgatttctctctgtcaaataaataaataaaatctttaaaaaaaaaaaatacagggtgtGGATCAGACAGGCCTGCTTTCGAATTCCATCTTGTCTCTTACCTGTGGTGTATGTAACCTCCAGGAAATCACCTAACCTCTGGCCTCCGTTTATTAATTCTGAAATGCGTTTGATAATAACCACCTCCTGGGGTTTCCAGGAGGAAT is from Mustela erminea isolate mMusErm1 chromosome 4, mMusErm1.Pri, whole genome shotgun sequence and encodes:
- the PPP1R18 gene encoding phostensin; the protein is MATIPDWKLQLLARRRQEEAALRGREKAERERLSQMPAWKRGLLERRRAKLGLSPGEPSPAPGTTEAGPPDSDESAVLLEAIGPVHQNRFIRQERQQQQQQQRNEELLAERRPGPLEARDRRPSPGEMRDQSPKGRESKEERLSPREARERRLGIGGARELSPRPLEAWDWRQSPGEAGDRSSRLSEARKWRLSPGETPEWSLRLAEPGEQSPRRKEVVESRLSPAESDNQKLGLTESHKWRPDSGESQEQSLVQLEASEWRLSSEEERKDCSEECGRKEERPVPRLASEEITELSEILTREAPDSSSREVEAGEQRPTPVEDGERSLRLTEGWKWTLNSGKAREWTPRDTEAQTQKPVPPESAEKYLGPLGTEAGEGEAEKEKAGAQGRPLRTLQNYSSVPSPFPPEDAGTGGSRRQEEEAVDLRPPPAAPLSPPPPAPPAPQPPGDPLMNRLFYGVKAGPGVGAPRRSGHTFTVNPRRSVPPAAPTIPATPATADAAVPGAGKKRYPTAEEILVLGGYLRLSRSCLVKGSPERHHKQLKISFSETALETTYQYPSESSVLEELGPEPETPSASSPAAAQPDDEEDEEELLLLQRELQGGLRTKALIVDESCRR